One window from the genome of Saccopteryx leptura isolate mSacLep1 chromosome 8, mSacLep1_pri_phased_curated, whole genome shotgun sequence encodes:
- the EIF4G1 gene encoding eukaryotic translation initiation factor 4 gamma 1 isoform X3, with protein MNKAPQPTGPPPAPSPGLPQPAFPPGQTAPVVFSTPQATQMNTPSQHRQHFYPSRAQPPSSAASRVQSAAPARPGPAAHVYPAGSQVMMIPSQISYSASQGAYYIPGQGRSTYVVPTQQYPVQPGAPSFYPGASPTEFGTYAGTYYPAQGVQQFPTGVAPAPVLINQPPQIAPKRERKTIRIRDPNQGGKDITEEIMSGARTASTPTPPQTGVGLEPQANGETPQVAVVVRPDDRSQGAIIEGRPGMPGTEHSPSESQPSSPSPTPSPPPILEPGSEPNLAVLSIPGDTMTTGMIQMSVEESTPMPCETGEPYCVSPEPTPLAEPILEVEVTLSKPIPESEFSSSPLQVSIPLASPKVEILPEPNGTVPSEDLEPELESNRELAPLLLPACPSESSTPIAPTAQPEELLNGAPSPPAVDLSPVSEPKEQAEEVPAPSAPPAVLSATPAVAPPATSPASEEEMEEEEEEEEEEAEAEGEKGGEELLPPESTPVLAHLSQNLEAAIATPVAVSVPKRRRKIKELNKKEAVGDLLDAFKEANPGVPEVENQPPVGNNPGPEPEGSSVPPRPEEADETWDSKEEKIHNAENIQPGEQKYEYKSDQWKPLNLEEKKRYDREFLLGFQFIFASMQKPEGLPHISDVVLDKANKTPLRPLDPARLQGINCGPDFTPSFANLGRPALSNRGPPRGGPGGELPRGPQAGLGPRRSQQGPRKEPRKIIATVLMTEDIKLNKAEKAWKPSSKRTAADKDRGEEDADGSKTQDLFRRVRSILNKLTPQMFQQLMKQVTQLAIDTEERLKGVIDLIFEKAISEPNFSVAYANMCRCLMTLKVPTTEKPTVTVNFRKLLLNRCQKEFEKDKDDDEVFEKKQKEMDEAATAEERGRLKEELEEARDIARRRSLGNIKFIGELFKLKMLTEAIMHDCVVKLLKNHDEESLECLCRLLTTIGKDLDFEKAKPRMDQYFNQMEKIIKEKKTSSRIRFMLQDVLDLRRSNWVPRRGDQGPKTIDQIHKEAEMEEHREHIKVQQLMAKGSDKRRGGPPGPPISRGLPLVDDGGGWNTVPISKGSRPIDTSRLSKITKPGSIDSNNQLFAPGGRLSWGKGSSGGSGAKPSDAASEAARPATSTLNRFSALQQAVSTESTENRRVTQRSSLSRERGEKAGSERVGDRGDRLDRSRTPATKRSFSKEVEERSRERPSQPEGLRKAASLSEDRDRGRDAVKREATLPPMSPPKAALSEEELEKKSKAIIEEYLHLNDMKEAVQCVQELASPSLLFVFVRHGIESTLERSAIARERMGQLLHQLLCTGHLSTAQYYQGLCEILELAEDMEIDIPHVWLYLAELVTPILQDGGVPMGELFREITKPLRPLGKAASLLLEILGLLCKSMGPKKVGTLWREAGLSWKEFLPEGQDVGAFIAEQKVEYTLGEESEGLGQRLLSSEELSRQLERLFKEGSSNQQVFDWIEANLTEQQVASNTLVRALMKTVCHSAILSETPCRVDVEVLKARAKLLQKFLCDEQKELQALYALQALVVTLDQPPNLLRMFFDTLYDEDLLKEEAFYSWESSKDPAEQQGKGVALKSVTGFFKWLREGEEESDHN; from the exons ATGAACAAAGCTCCACAGCCCACAGGCCCCCCACCTGCCCCATCCCCTGGACTCCCACAG CCAGCGTTTCCCCCGGGGCAGACAGCACCGGTGGTGTTCAGTACGCCACAAGCGACACAAATGAACACGCCTTCTCAGCACCGCCAG CACTTCTACCCCAGCCGGGCCCAGCCCCCGAGCAGTGCAGCTTCCCGAGTGCAGAGTGCAGCCCCCGCCCGCCCTGGCCCAGCTGCCCATGTCTACCCTGCTGGATCCCAAGTAATGATGATCCCTTCCCAGATCTCCTACTCAGCCTCCCAGGGAGCCTACTACATCCCTGGACAG GGCCGTTCCACATACGTTGTTCCGACACAGCAGTATCCTGTGCAGCCAGGAGCCCCGAGCTTCTACCCGGGTGCAAGCCCTACAGAGTTTGGGACCTATG cTGGCACCTACTACCCAGCCCAAGGTGTACAGCAGTTTCCGACTGGTGTGGCCCCCGCCCCAGTTTTGATAAACCAGCCACCGCAGATTGCTCCCAAGAGGGAGCGGAAAACG ATCCGAATTCGAGATCCAAACCAAGGAGGGAAGGATATCACGGAGGAAATTATGTCTGGGGCCCGAACCGCCTCCACACCCACTCCTCCCCAG ACGGGAGTCGGTCTGGAGCCTCAAGCTAATGGGGAGACTCCCCAGGTTGCTGTTGTTGTCCGGCCAG ATGACCGGTCACAGGGAGCAATCATTGAGGGCCGGCCAggaatgcctggcacagagcataGCCCTTCCGAATCCCAGCCTTCATCACCTTCTCCAACCCCATCACCACCCCCAATCTTGGAACCAGGATCTGAGCCTAATCTTGCAGTCCTCTCTATTCCGGGGGACACTATGACAACGGGGATGATACAAATGTCTGTAGAAGAGTCAACCCCCATGCCCTGTGAAACTGGGGAGCCATATTGTGTCTCTCCAGAACCCACTCCCCTCGCTGAACCCATATTGGAAGTAGAAGTGACACTTAGCAAACCAATTCCAGAATCTGAGTTCTCTTCCAGTCCTCTCCAAGTTTCCATCCCCTTGGCATCTCCCAAGGTAGAAATTCTTCCTGAGCCTAATGGCACAGTCCCATCTGAGGACCTAGAACCAGAGCTGGAGTCGAACCGAGAGCttgctcctctccttctccctgcttGTCCCTCTGAATCCTCCACACCCATTGCTCCAACTGCCCAACCTGAGGAACTGCTCAATGGAGCCCCCTCGCCACCAGCTGTGGACTTAAGCCCCGTCAGTGAGCCAAAGGAGCAGGCCGAGGAGGTTCCAGCACCATCGGCTCCCCCCGCCGTCCTCTCTGCTACTCCAGCTGTGGCTCCTCCAGCAACTTCCCCTGCTTCAGAGGAGgagatggaagaggaggaggaagaggaggaggaagaggcagaagcTGAGggtgagaagggaggagaggaactGCTCCCCCCAGAGAGCACCCCTGTTCTGGCCCACCTGTCCCAGAATTTGGAGGCAGCAATAGCCACCCCAG TGGCAGTATCTGTGCCAAAGAGGAGACGGAAAATTAAGGAGCTCAATAAGAAGGAAGCTGTAGGAGATCTTCTAGATGCCTTCAAGGAG GCAAACCCAGGAGTACCAGAGGTGGAAAATCAGCCTCCTGTAGGCAACAACCCCGGTCCAGAGCCGGAGGGCAGCAGTGTGCCCCCACGACCTGAGGAAGCAGATGAGACCTGGGactcaaaggaagaaaaaattcacaATGCTGAGAACATCCAGCCTGGGGAACAGAAGTATGAGTATAAGTCAG ATCAGTGGAAGCCTCTGAACCTTGAGGAGAAAAAGCGCTATGACCGTGAGTTCCTGCTTggctttcagttcatctttgcCAGTATGCAGAAGCCAGAGGGACTGCCCCatatcagtgatgtggtgttggATAAG GCCAATAAAACACCACTGCGGCCACTAGATCCTGCTAGACTTCAGGGCATAAATTGTGGCCCAGACTTCACTCCATCCTTTGCCAACCTTGGCCGACCAGCCCTCAGCAACCGTGGGCCCCCAAGGGGTGGGCCAGGTGGGGAGCTGCCCCGAGGGCCG CAGGCTGGTCTGGGACCCCGGCGCTCTCAGCAGGGCCCCCGGAAGGAACCACGCAAGATTATTGCCACAGTGTTAATGACTGAAGATATAAAGCTGAACAAAGCAGAGAAGGCCTGGAAACCCAGCAGCAAGCGGACAGCGGCTGATAAGGACCGAGGGGAAGAGGATGCTGATGGCAGCAAAACCCAG GATCTGTTCCGTAGGGTGCGCTCCATTCTGAATAAGCTGACACCCCAGATGTTCCAGCAGCTGATGAAGCAGGTGACGCAGCTGGCCATTGACACTGAGGAACGCCTGAAAGGGGTCATTGACCTCATCTTTGAGAAGGCCATTTCAGAGCCCAACTTCTCTGTGGCCTATGCCAACATGTGTCGCTGCCTCATGACG CTGAAAGTGCCCACTACAGAAAAACCAACAGTGACTGTAAACTTTAGAAAACTGTTGCTGAATCGATGTCAGAAAGAGTTTGAAAAAGACAAAGATGACGATGAGGTTtttgagaaaaagcaaaaggagaTGGATGAAGCTGCTACG GCAGAGGAACGGGGACGCCTGAAGGAAGAGCTGGAAGAAGCTCGAGACATAGCCCGGCGGCGCTCATTAGGGAATATCAAGTTTATTGGGGAGTTGTTCAAGCTGAAGATGTTAACAGAGGCAATAATGCATGACTGTGTGGTTAAACTACTTAAGAACCATGATGAAGAGTCCCTTGAATGCCTTTGCCGTCTGCTCACCACCATTGGCAAAGACTTGGACTTTGAAAAAGCCAAG CCCCGAATGGATCAGTATTTCAACcagatggaaaaaataattaaggaaaagaAGACTTCATCCCGAATTCGCTTTATGCTGCAAGATGTGCTAGATCTGCGACGG AGCAATTGGGTGCCACGCCGAGGGGATCAGGGTCCGAAGACCATTGACCAGATCCACAAGGAGGCAGAGATGGAAGAGCACCGGGAACACATAAAGGTGCAGCAGCTGATGGCCAAGGGCAGTGACAAGCGTCGCGGGGGCCCTCCAGGCCCACCCATCA GCCGTGGCCTTCCACTTGTAGATGATGGTGGTGGCTGGAACACAGTCCCCATCAGTAAGGGCAGCCGCCCTATTGACACCTCACGACTCAGCAAGATCACAAAG ccTGGCTCCATTGATTCTAACAACCAGCTCTTTGCACCTGGAGGGCGATTGAGCTGGGGCAAGGGTAGCAGTGGAGGCTCAGGAGCCAAGCCCTCTGACGCAG CATCAGAAGCTGCTCGTCCAGCTACTAGTACTTTGAATCGTTTCTCAgcccttcaacaagcagtatcTACAGAAAGCACAGAAAATAGACGTGTGACCCAGAG GAGCAGCTTGAGCCGGGAACGAGGTGAGAAAGCTGGGAGTGAACGGGTAGGTGATCGTGGAGACCGGCTTGATCGTTCTCGGACACCTGCCACCAAGCGGAGCTTCAGCAAGGAAGTGGAGGAGCGGAGTAGAGAGCGGCCCTCCCAGCCTGAGGGGCTGCGCAAGGCAGCCAGCCTTTCGGAGGATCGAGACCGTGGGCGGGATGCTG TGAAACGAGAAGCTACACTTCCTCCTATGAGTCCCCCCAAGGCTGCACTCTCAGAGGAAGAGCTGGAGAAGAAATCCAAGGCCATCATTGAGGAATACCTCCATCTCAATGACATGAAG GAGGCAGTGCAGTGTGTGCAGGAGCTGGCCTCACCTTCCCTGCTGTTTGTCTTTGTGCGGCATGGCATCGAGTCCACACTGGAGCGCAGTGCCATCGCTCGTGAACGTATGGGACAGCTGCTGCACCAGCTGCTCTGCACTGGGCACCTCTCCACTGCTCAGTACTATCAAGG GCTATGTGAAATTCTAGAATTGGCTGAAGACATGGAAATTGACATTCCCCACGTGTGGCTCTACTTAGCAGAACTGGTAACGCCAATTCTGCAGGATGGCGGAGTGCCCATGGGGGAGCTGTTCAG GGAGATTACAAAACCTCTGAGGCCCCTGGGCAAAGCTGCTTCCCTGCTGCTGGAGATTTTGGGGCTCCTATGCAAAAGCATG GGTCCCAAAAAGGTGGGGACGCTGTGGCGAGAGGCTGGACTTAGCTGGAAAGAATTTCTACCAGAAGGCCAGGATGTTGGTGCATTCATTGCCGAACAG AAGGTAGAGTATACCCTGGGAGAGGAGTCAGAAGGCCTTGGCCAGAGGTTGCTCTCTTCTGAGGAGCTGAGCAGGCAGCTGGAGAGGCTGTTCAAGGAGGGCAGCAGTAACCAGCAGGTGTTTGACTGGATAGAG GCCAACCTGACTGAGCAGCAGGTGGCATCCAACACATTAGTTCGAGCCCTCATGAAAACTGTCTGCCATTCCGCAATTCTCT CTGAGACTCCCTGCCGAGTGGATGTTGAGGTGCTGAAAGCACGAGCGAAACTGCTACAGAAATTCCTGTGTGACGAGCAGAAGGAGCTGCAGGCGCTTTATGCCCTCCAGGCCCTTGTAGTGACCTTAGACCAGCCCCCCA ACCTGCTTCGGATGTTCTTTGACACGCTGTATGATGAGGACTTGTTGAAGGAGGAGGCCTTCTACAGCTGGGAGAGTAGCAAGGACCCAGCTGAGCAGCAGGGCAAGGGCGTGGCCCTGAAATCTGTCACAGGCTTCTTCAAATGGCTccgtgagggggaggaggagtcCGACCACAACTGA
- the EIF4G1 gene encoding eukaryotic translation initiation factor 4 gamma 1 isoform X2 — translation MNKAPQPTGPPPAPSPGLPQPAFPPGQTAPVVFSTPQATQMNTPSQHRQGGFRSLQHFYPSRAQPPSSAASRVQSAAPARPGPAAHVYPAGSQVMMIPSQISYSASQGAYYIPGQGRSTYVVPTQQYPVQPGAPSFYPGASPTEFGTYAGTYYPAQGVQQFPTGVAPAPVLINQPPQIAPKRERKTIRIRDPNQGGKDITEEIMSGARTASTPTPPQTGVGLEPQANGETPQVAVVVRPDDRSQGAIIEGRPGMPGTEHSPSESQPSSPSPTPSPPPILEPGSEPNLAVLSIPGDTMTTGMIQMSVEESTPMPCETGEPYCVSPEPTPLAEPILEVEVTLSKPIPESEFSSSPLQVSIPLASPKVEILPEPNGTVPSEDLEPELESNRELAPLLLPACPSESSTPIAPTAQPEELLNGAPSPPAVDLSPVSEPKEQAEEVPAPSAPPAVLSATPAVAPPATSPASEEEMEEEEEEEEEEAEAEGEKGGEELLPPESTPVLAHLSQNLEAAIATPVAVSVPKRRRKIKELNKKEAVGDLLDAFKEANPGVPEVENQPPVGNNPGPEPEGSSVPPRPEEADETWDSKEEKIHNAENIQPGEQKYEYKSDQWKPLNLEEKKRYDREFLLGFQFIFASMQKPEGLPHISDVVLDKANKTPLRPLDPARLQGINCGPDFTPSFANLGRPALSNRGPPRGGPGGELPRGPAGLGPRRSQQGPRKEPRKIIATVLMTEDIKLNKAEKAWKPSSKRTAADKDRGEEDADGSKTQDLFRRVRSILNKLTPQMFQQLMKQVTQLAIDTEERLKGVIDLIFEKAISEPNFSVAYANMCRCLMTLKVPTTEKPTVTVNFRKLLLNRCQKEFEKDKDDDEVFEKKQKEMDEAATAEERGRLKEELEEARDIARRRSLGNIKFIGELFKLKMLTEAIMHDCVVKLLKNHDEESLECLCRLLTTIGKDLDFEKAKPRMDQYFNQMEKIIKEKKTSSRIRFMLQDVLDLRRSNWVPRRGDQGPKTIDQIHKEAEMEEHREHIKVQQLMAKGSDKRRGGPPGPPISRGLPLVDDGGGWNTVPISKGSRPIDTSRLSKITKPGSIDSNNQLFAPGGRLSWGKGSSGGSGAKPSDAASEAARPATSTLNRFSALQQAVSTESTENRRVTQRSSLSRERGEKAGSERVGDRGDRLDRSRTPATKRSFSKEVEERSRERPSQPEGLRKAASLSEDRDRGRDAVKREATLPPMSPPKAALSEEELEKKSKAIIEEYLHLNDMKEAVQCVQELASPSLLFVFVRHGIESTLERSAIARERMGQLLHQLLCTGHLSTAQYYQGLCEILELAEDMEIDIPHVWLYLAELVTPILQDGGVPMGELFREITKPLRPLGKAASLLLEILGLLCKSMGPKKVGTLWREAGLSWKEFLPEGQDVGAFIAEQKVEYTLGEESEGLGQRLLSSEELSRQLERLFKEGSSNQQVFDWIEANLTEQQVASNTLVRALMKTVCHSAILSETPCRVDVEVLKARAKLLQKFLCDEQKELQALYALQALVVTLDQPPNLLRMFFDTLYDEDLLKEEAFYSWESSKDPAEQQGKGVALKSVTGFFKWLREGEEESDHN, via the exons ATGAACAAAGCTCCACAGCCCACAGGCCCCCCACCTGCCCCATCCCCTGGACTCCCACAG CCAGCGTTTCCCCCGGGGCAGACAGCACCGGTGGTGTTCAGTACGCCACAAGCGACACAAATGAACACGCCTTCTCAGCACCGCCAG GGAGGATTCAGGTCTCTGCAG CACTTCTACCCCAGCCGGGCCCAGCCCCCGAGCAGTGCAGCTTCCCGAGTGCAGAGTGCAGCCCCCGCCCGCCCTGGCCCAGCTGCCCATGTCTACCCTGCTGGATCCCAAGTAATGATGATCCCTTCCCAGATCTCCTACTCAGCCTCCCAGGGAGCCTACTACATCCCTGGACAG GGCCGTTCCACATACGTTGTTCCGACACAGCAGTATCCTGTGCAGCCAGGAGCCCCGAGCTTCTACCCGGGTGCAAGCCCTACAGAGTTTGGGACCTATG cTGGCACCTACTACCCAGCCCAAGGTGTACAGCAGTTTCCGACTGGTGTGGCCCCCGCCCCAGTTTTGATAAACCAGCCACCGCAGATTGCTCCCAAGAGGGAGCGGAAAACG ATCCGAATTCGAGATCCAAACCAAGGAGGGAAGGATATCACGGAGGAAATTATGTCTGGGGCCCGAACCGCCTCCACACCCACTCCTCCCCAG ACGGGAGTCGGTCTGGAGCCTCAAGCTAATGGGGAGACTCCCCAGGTTGCTGTTGTTGTCCGGCCAG ATGACCGGTCACAGGGAGCAATCATTGAGGGCCGGCCAggaatgcctggcacagagcataGCCCTTCCGAATCCCAGCCTTCATCACCTTCTCCAACCCCATCACCACCCCCAATCTTGGAACCAGGATCTGAGCCTAATCTTGCAGTCCTCTCTATTCCGGGGGACACTATGACAACGGGGATGATACAAATGTCTGTAGAAGAGTCAACCCCCATGCCCTGTGAAACTGGGGAGCCATATTGTGTCTCTCCAGAACCCACTCCCCTCGCTGAACCCATATTGGAAGTAGAAGTGACACTTAGCAAACCAATTCCAGAATCTGAGTTCTCTTCCAGTCCTCTCCAAGTTTCCATCCCCTTGGCATCTCCCAAGGTAGAAATTCTTCCTGAGCCTAATGGCACAGTCCCATCTGAGGACCTAGAACCAGAGCTGGAGTCGAACCGAGAGCttgctcctctccttctccctgcttGTCCCTCTGAATCCTCCACACCCATTGCTCCAACTGCCCAACCTGAGGAACTGCTCAATGGAGCCCCCTCGCCACCAGCTGTGGACTTAAGCCCCGTCAGTGAGCCAAAGGAGCAGGCCGAGGAGGTTCCAGCACCATCGGCTCCCCCCGCCGTCCTCTCTGCTACTCCAGCTGTGGCTCCTCCAGCAACTTCCCCTGCTTCAGAGGAGgagatggaagaggaggaggaagaggaggaggaagaggcagaagcTGAGggtgagaagggaggagaggaactGCTCCCCCCAGAGAGCACCCCTGTTCTGGCCCACCTGTCCCAGAATTTGGAGGCAGCAATAGCCACCCCAG TGGCAGTATCTGTGCCAAAGAGGAGACGGAAAATTAAGGAGCTCAATAAGAAGGAAGCTGTAGGAGATCTTCTAGATGCCTTCAAGGAG GCAAACCCAGGAGTACCAGAGGTGGAAAATCAGCCTCCTGTAGGCAACAACCCCGGTCCAGAGCCGGAGGGCAGCAGTGTGCCCCCACGACCTGAGGAAGCAGATGAGACCTGGGactcaaaggaagaaaaaattcacaATGCTGAGAACATCCAGCCTGGGGAACAGAAGTATGAGTATAAGTCAG ATCAGTGGAAGCCTCTGAACCTTGAGGAGAAAAAGCGCTATGACCGTGAGTTCCTGCTTggctttcagttcatctttgcCAGTATGCAGAAGCCAGAGGGACTGCCCCatatcagtgatgtggtgttggATAAG GCCAATAAAACACCACTGCGGCCACTAGATCCTGCTAGACTTCAGGGCATAAATTGTGGCCCAGACTTCACTCCATCCTTTGCCAACCTTGGCCGACCAGCCCTCAGCAACCGTGGGCCCCCAAGGGGTGGGCCAGGTGGGGAGCTGCCCCGAGGGCCG GCTGGTCTGGGACCCCGGCGCTCTCAGCAGGGCCCCCGGAAGGAACCACGCAAGATTATTGCCACAGTGTTAATGACTGAAGATATAAAGCTGAACAAAGCAGAGAAGGCCTGGAAACCCAGCAGCAAGCGGACAGCGGCTGATAAGGACCGAGGGGAAGAGGATGCTGATGGCAGCAAAACCCAG GATCTGTTCCGTAGGGTGCGCTCCATTCTGAATAAGCTGACACCCCAGATGTTCCAGCAGCTGATGAAGCAGGTGACGCAGCTGGCCATTGACACTGAGGAACGCCTGAAAGGGGTCATTGACCTCATCTTTGAGAAGGCCATTTCAGAGCCCAACTTCTCTGTGGCCTATGCCAACATGTGTCGCTGCCTCATGACG CTGAAAGTGCCCACTACAGAAAAACCAACAGTGACTGTAAACTTTAGAAAACTGTTGCTGAATCGATGTCAGAAAGAGTTTGAAAAAGACAAAGATGACGATGAGGTTtttgagaaaaagcaaaaggagaTGGATGAAGCTGCTACG GCAGAGGAACGGGGACGCCTGAAGGAAGAGCTGGAAGAAGCTCGAGACATAGCCCGGCGGCGCTCATTAGGGAATATCAAGTTTATTGGGGAGTTGTTCAAGCTGAAGATGTTAACAGAGGCAATAATGCATGACTGTGTGGTTAAACTACTTAAGAACCATGATGAAGAGTCCCTTGAATGCCTTTGCCGTCTGCTCACCACCATTGGCAAAGACTTGGACTTTGAAAAAGCCAAG CCCCGAATGGATCAGTATTTCAACcagatggaaaaaataattaaggaaaagaAGACTTCATCCCGAATTCGCTTTATGCTGCAAGATGTGCTAGATCTGCGACGG AGCAATTGGGTGCCACGCCGAGGGGATCAGGGTCCGAAGACCATTGACCAGATCCACAAGGAGGCAGAGATGGAAGAGCACCGGGAACACATAAAGGTGCAGCAGCTGATGGCCAAGGGCAGTGACAAGCGTCGCGGGGGCCCTCCAGGCCCACCCATCA GCCGTGGCCTTCCACTTGTAGATGATGGTGGTGGCTGGAACACAGTCCCCATCAGTAAGGGCAGCCGCCCTATTGACACCTCACGACTCAGCAAGATCACAAAG ccTGGCTCCATTGATTCTAACAACCAGCTCTTTGCACCTGGAGGGCGATTGAGCTGGGGCAAGGGTAGCAGTGGAGGCTCAGGAGCCAAGCCCTCTGACGCAG CATCAGAAGCTGCTCGTCCAGCTACTAGTACTTTGAATCGTTTCTCAgcccttcaacaagcagtatcTACAGAAAGCACAGAAAATAGACGTGTGACCCAGAG GAGCAGCTTGAGCCGGGAACGAGGTGAGAAAGCTGGGAGTGAACGGGTAGGTGATCGTGGAGACCGGCTTGATCGTTCTCGGACACCTGCCACCAAGCGGAGCTTCAGCAAGGAAGTGGAGGAGCGGAGTAGAGAGCGGCCCTCCCAGCCTGAGGGGCTGCGCAAGGCAGCCAGCCTTTCGGAGGATCGAGACCGTGGGCGGGATGCTG TGAAACGAGAAGCTACACTTCCTCCTATGAGTCCCCCCAAGGCTGCACTCTCAGAGGAAGAGCTGGAGAAGAAATCCAAGGCCATCATTGAGGAATACCTCCATCTCAATGACATGAAG GAGGCAGTGCAGTGTGTGCAGGAGCTGGCCTCACCTTCCCTGCTGTTTGTCTTTGTGCGGCATGGCATCGAGTCCACACTGGAGCGCAGTGCCATCGCTCGTGAACGTATGGGACAGCTGCTGCACCAGCTGCTCTGCACTGGGCACCTCTCCACTGCTCAGTACTATCAAGG GCTATGTGAAATTCTAGAATTGGCTGAAGACATGGAAATTGACATTCCCCACGTGTGGCTCTACTTAGCAGAACTGGTAACGCCAATTCTGCAGGATGGCGGAGTGCCCATGGGGGAGCTGTTCAG GGAGATTACAAAACCTCTGAGGCCCCTGGGCAAAGCTGCTTCCCTGCTGCTGGAGATTTTGGGGCTCCTATGCAAAAGCATG GGTCCCAAAAAGGTGGGGACGCTGTGGCGAGAGGCTGGACTTAGCTGGAAAGAATTTCTACCAGAAGGCCAGGATGTTGGTGCATTCATTGCCGAACAG AAGGTAGAGTATACCCTGGGAGAGGAGTCAGAAGGCCTTGGCCAGAGGTTGCTCTCTTCTGAGGAGCTGAGCAGGCAGCTGGAGAGGCTGTTCAAGGAGGGCAGCAGTAACCAGCAGGTGTTTGACTGGATAGAG GCCAACCTGACTGAGCAGCAGGTGGCATCCAACACATTAGTTCGAGCCCTCATGAAAACTGTCTGCCATTCCGCAATTCTCT CTGAGACTCCCTGCCGAGTGGATGTTGAGGTGCTGAAAGCACGAGCGAAACTGCTACAGAAATTCCTGTGTGACGAGCAGAAGGAGCTGCAGGCGCTTTATGCCCTCCAGGCCCTTGTAGTGACCTTAGACCAGCCCCCCA ACCTGCTTCGGATGTTCTTTGACACGCTGTATGATGAGGACTTGTTGAAGGAGGAGGCCTTCTACAGCTGGGAGAGTAGCAAGGACCCAGCTGAGCAGCAGGGCAAGGGCGTGGCCCTGAAATCTGTCACAGGCTTCTTCAAATGGCTccgtgagggggaggaggagtcCGACCACAACTGA